One genomic region from Neisseria weaveri encodes:
- the dapC gene encoding succinyldiaminopimelate transaminase: MTNPLLNLLKPYPFARLREAMSDISAPEGLAPVPLHIGEPKHATPKVITDALTASLGELEKYPLSAGLPELRQACADWVFRRYDGLTLNPETEILPVLGSREALFSFTQIVLTHRADNKDIVISPNPFYQIYEGATLLGGGEIYFVNHQAPRFMPDWSSVPDTVWQKTKLVFVCSPDNPSGSVMQLQDWQALFELQDRYDFIIASDECYSEIYFDGKKPIGGLQAASQLGRTNKGIVMFTSLSKRSNVPGLRSGFVAGDAQLLKDFLLYRTYHGSAMSIPVQRASIAAWNDEAHVEENRRLYQEKFDKVVPILQQAFDVNMPDASFYIWLKVPDGDDLAFARNLWQKAAIQVLPGRFLARETDNGNPGQGYVRIALVADVDTCVQAAETIVSLYRPTR; encoded by the coding sequence ATGACCAATCCACTTCTCAATCTGCTGAAACCCTACCCTTTCGCCCGTCTGCGCGAAGCCATGAGCGATATTTCCGCTCCCGAAGGGCTTGCCCCGGTTCCGCTTCATATCGGCGAACCGAAACACGCCACGCCTAAAGTCATTACCGATGCCCTAACCGCTTCGTTGGGCGAACTGGAAAAATATCCCTTAAGTGCCGGTTTGCCCGAATTGCGCCAAGCCTGCGCCGATTGGGTATTCAGACGTTACGACGGACTCACGCTCAATCCCGAAACCGAAATCCTACCCGTTCTCGGCAGCCGCGAAGCCCTGTTTTCATTCACGCAAATCGTGCTGACCCATCGAGCTGACAATAAAGACATCGTAATCAGCCCGAATCCTTTTTATCAAATCTATGAAGGTGCAACCCTGCTCGGCGGCGGTGAAATCTATTTCGTCAATCACCAGGCCCCGCGCTTTATGCCCGATTGGTCAAGCGTACCCGATACCGTGTGGCAGAAAACCAAGCTGGTTTTCGTCTGCTCTCCCGACAACCCCAGCGGCAGCGTCATGCAGCTGCAAGATTGGCAGGCTTTGTTTGAGCTGCAAGACCGCTACGACTTTATTATCGCCTCCGACGAATGCTATTCCGAAATCTACTTCGACGGCAAAAAGCCCATCGGCGGTTTGCAGGCGGCCTCTCAATTGGGCCGTACCAACAAAGGCATTGTCATGTTTACCAGCCTGTCCAAACGTTCCAATGTACCCGGCCTGCGTTCGGGTTTCGTTGCCGGCGATGCACAACTGCTTAAAGATTTTCTGCTCTACCGCACCTATCACGGCAGCGCCATGAGCATTCCCGTTCAACGTGCCAGCATTGCCGCTTGGAACGACGAAGCGCATGTCGAAGAAAACCGCCGTCTGTATCAGGAAAAATTCGATAAAGTCGTGCCGATTCTTCAGCAGGCATTTGATGTAAATATGCCTGATGCCTCATTCTATATCTGGTTGAAAGTACCCGACGGAGACGACCTGGCCTTTGCCCGAAACTTGTGGCAAAAAGCCGCTATTCAGGTTTTGCCCGGCCGCTTCCTTGCCCGCGAAACCGACAACGGCAACCCCGGACAAGGTTATGTCCGCATTGCTTTGGTTGCGGATGTAGACACTTGTGTCCAAGCTGCGGAAACCATCGTTTCGCTCTACCGCCCAACCCGATAA
- the uvrC gene encoding excinuclease ABC subunit UvrC: MVADFDIRLFLKNLPNLPGVYRMLDKSGQVLYVGKAVNLKRRVSSYFQKSDHSPRITLMVKQVHSVETTVTRSEAEALILENNLIKALSPKYNILFRDDKSYPYLMLSGHEFPQMAYYRGTLKKPNQYFGPYPNGYAVRDSIQILQKVFRLRTCEDSVFEHRDRACLLYQIKRCSGPCVGHISYEDYQASVREAVTFLNGKTDELTQTLHHKMNQAAAALQFEEAARYRDQIQALGLVQSQQFIDSKNPNNPNDIDLLALVVEQGSVCIHWVSIRGGRHVGDKSFFPDVRNDPEPNGQDYAEAFVAQHYLGKSKPDVIISNFTLPEVLQTALNQEHGKQIQFVTKTIGERKIWLNMAEKNAKLAIAQHRLQHSSQQHRIEELARVLNMDSDGLQRLECFDISHTQGEATIASCVVYDEQNIQPSQYRRYNITTAKAGDDYAAMREVLTRRYGKMAEAEANGETVKWPDAVLIDGGKGQVGMAVTVWEELGLHIPIIGIAKGPERKAGLEELILPFTGETFRLPPNSPALHLLQTVRDESHRFAITGHRKKRDKARVSSSLSEIPGVGAKRRQALLTRFGGLRGVTAASVEDLAQVEGISTALAEKIYEHLH; encoded by the coding sequence ATGGTGGCTGATTTCGATATCCGATTGTTTTTGAAAAACCTGCCGAATCTGCCGGGCGTTTACCGCATGCTCGACAAAAGCGGGCAGGTTTTGTACGTCGGCAAAGCGGTCAACCTGAAACGGCGGGTGTCGAGCTATTTTCAGAAAAGCGACCACTCTCCGCGCATTACCTTGATGGTAAAACAAGTACATTCGGTCGAAACCACGGTTACCCGTTCCGAAGCCGAAGCGCTGATTCTGGAAAACAATTTAATCAAAGCCTTATCGCCGAAATACAATATTCTTTTCCGCGACGACAAAAGCTATCCTTATCTGATGCTGAGCGGGCATGAGTTCCCGCAGATGGCCTATTACCGCGGCACGCTCAAAAAGCCCAACCAATATTTCGGCCCTTATCCAAACGGTTATGCCGTGCGCGACAGCATTCAGATTCTGCAAAAAGTATTCCGCCTGCGCACTTGTGAAGACAGCGTGTTCGAACACCGCGACCGCGCCTGCCTGCTGTATCAAATCAAACGCTGTTCCGGCCCGTGCGTCGGCCACATTTCCTATGAAGACTACCAAGCCAGCGTGCGTGAAGCCGTTACCTTTCTCAACGGCAAAACCGATGAGCTGACCCAAACCCTGCACCACAAAATGAATCAGGCCGCCGCCGCGCTGCAATTTGAAGAAGCCGCCCGCTACCGCGACCAAATCCAAGCGCTCGGATTAGTGCAAAGCCAGCAGTTCATCGACAGCAAAAATCCCAACAATCCCAACGATATCGATCTGCTGGCGCTGGTGGTAGAACAAGGTAGCGTGTGTATCCATTGGGTCAGCATCCGCGGCGGGCGGCATGTGGGCGACAAAAGTTTCTTCCCCGACGTGCGCAACGACCCCGAACCCAACGGGCAGGATTACGCCGAAGCCTTTGTCGCCCAACATTATTTAGGCAAAAGTAAGCCCGACGTCATCATCAGCAACTTCACTTTACCCGAAGTGCTTCAGACGGCCTTAAACCAAGAACACGGCAAGCAAATCCAATTCGTTACCAAAACCATAGGCGAGCGCAAAATCTGGCTGAACATGGCAGAGAAAAACGCCAAACTCGCCATTGCCCAACACCGCTTGCAACACAGCAGCCAGCAACACCGCATCGAAGAACTGGCACGCGTGTTAAACATGGATTCAGACGGCCTCCAACGTCTCGAATGCTTCGACATCAGCCACACGCAAGGCGAAGCCACCATCGCTTCCTGCGTCGTGTACGACGAGCAAAACATCCAACCGAGCCAGTACCGCCGCTACAACATCACCACCGCCAAAGCCGGAGACGACTACGCTGCCATGCGTGAAGTGCTTACCCGCCGCTACGGAAAAATGGCCGAAGCCGAAGCCAACGGCGAAACCGTCAAATGGCCCGATGCCGTCTTAATCGACGGTGGCAAAGGGCAGGTCGGTATGGCCGTAACCGTGTGGGAAGAACTCGGCCTGCACATCCCCATCATCGGCATTGCCAAAGGCCCCGAACGCAAAGCCGGCTTGGAAGAACTGATTTTGCCGTTCACAGGCGAAACCTTCCGCCTGCCGCCCAACAGCCCCGCCTTGCATCTACTGCAAACCGTGCGCGACGAATCCCACCGTTTTGCCATTACCGGCCACAGAAAAAAACGCGACAAAGCCCGGGTAAGCTCATCACTCAGCGAAATTCCCGGCGTAGGCGCCAAACGCCGCCAAGCCCTGCTCACCCGCTTCGGCGGCTTGCGTGGCGTAACGGCAGCCAGCGTAGAAGACTTGGCACAAGTCGAAGGCATCAGCACCGCATTGGCCGAAAAAATTTACGAACATCTTCATTAA
- the fabG gene encoding 3-oxoacyl-ACP reductase FabG, which yields MSSQDLSGKVALVTGASRGIGAAIADTLAAAGAKVIGTATSESGAAAIAERMAQWGGVGRALNAAEEGSIESLIADIEKEFGKLDILVNNAGITRDNLLMRMKEEEWDEIMQVNLKSVFRTSKAVLRGMMKQRSGRVINITSVVGTMGNAGQANYAAAKAGLIGFSKSMAREVGSRGITVNCVAPGFIDTDMTRALPEETRKMFEAQTSLGKFGEAQDIADAVLFLASEQARYITGQTLHVNGGMLMP from the coding sequence ATGAGTTCACAAGATTTAAGCGGTAAAGTTGCGTTGGTTACCGGAGCGTCCCGCGGTATCGGCGCGGCGATTGCGGATACCTTGGCGGCAGCCGGTGCGAAAGTAATCGGCACGGCTACATCTGAGAGCGGGGCTGCCGCCATTGCTGAGCGCATGGCTCAATGGGGCGGCGTAGGCCGTGCTTTGAACGCTGCGGAAGAGGGCAGCATTGAAAGCTTGATTGCGGACATTGAAAAAGAGTTCGGCAAACTGGATATTTTGGTAAATAACGCCGGTATTACGCGGGACAATCTGCTGATGCGCATGAAAGAAGAAGAGTGGGACGAAATCATGCAGGTGAATTTGAAATCTGTATTCCGTACCAGCAAAGCGGTATTGCGCGGTATGATGAAGCAGCGCAGCGGCCGCGTGATCAATATTACTTCCGTAGTCGGTACGATGGGCAATGCCGGTCAGGCGAACTATGCGGCCGCCAAAGCCGGTTTGATCGGTTTTTCCAAGTCTATGGCGCGCGAAGTCGGCAGTCGCGGTATTACGGTGAACTGTGTGGCTCCGGGCTTTATCGATACCGATATGACCCGTGCGTTGCCGGAAGAAACCCGTAAAATGTTTGAAGCGCAAACTTCTTTGGGTAAATTCGGCGAGGCTCAGGATATTGCCGATGCGGTATTGTTTTTGGCCAGTGAACAGGCCCGCTATATTACCGGTCAGACTTTGCATGTGAACGGTGGTATGCTGATGCCTTAA